The nucleotide sequence tgcaaaattgaaaaaaatagcaTATTAACATAGATTATAAAAGGACGGATTCCAATAATAAGTTTTTGTAACTTCACTAGTAACATTTACATAGTAGTTACAGGCAAGGGAAAGAATTGTTCAAAAGTGATGCTTTGACACTCAAGCCAAGACATATAGAACAAAGAACATGAGGTAAATGAATGGATACCGTGTAATTTTTCATCCTCTGGAAAATGGCTCGACTTGTCAAGACAGCACTAATAATAACACTGAGGCCAGGTTCCGTAAGAACAATGTCAGAAGCACTGCGAGCTGCATCAGTTGCATCAGCAACCGCAATGCCAATGTCAGCCTTCTTAAGAGCAGGGGCATCATTAACTCCATCGCCAGTCATCCCACAGATGTGTTTCCTAGCTTGCAAGCGCTTTACTATCTCATATTTGTGttctgatttaataaaaataacacattCGTCAATGCAAGCAAAGAGTTTCCTAGACATTTGTCTATCTGGGCATCTACACATCAAATTTAAAGCAAGATCACATAATGAAACACAAAAACAGCATACCAGGAAAGACACCAGCGAAACCATCAGCTTTCTCAATAAGCTCATCTATTGGTAAAGCAGCAATTGACTCATCTTTGTTCTGTCCCAGCAAAGCAGAAGAAGGATACATGTTTGTTCCCATTCCCAGGCGACGTCCAGTTTCCTTTGCTATTGCCAGTTGATCACCTAAATGAAGTCTAAAGATTGAGCATTCTAAATGCAATCTTGGAACCAAAAATTGTTGCATTAAATTCTAACTGATCCACGAAAGCTATtaagagttatgccccacaagcctattatatttttatgtaattgatcatactttatattgggattctttatcttcaattaattgctattgcaaggcattatgttttatttgtcattgatgtttgtcatcatttttattgcaatccatacttgacaaagtccatagatcaaataggctcatggaatatggtcgtgcacaGAGATAAtaatcatgaaacatattccttataagccttgatattaaatgttcctagtcatagagttattaggaattGATACTAATAACTTGGATaaactagcacatatgatgtaTGCTCAACCaagagaatgtcttgtttcatggacattggtgtgaggacacaAGTGCATATATGtaggtgcttattataagaataaataCACTGAACTGACTCGTTACaaaattcctaatggttattgtttaatatcaaattggaatttctgtgttacaattgtgcagattgatccttagacttgagacatcatggtagtcttatatttgactaaTTACGCCTTGGagctttttggattctaatggagttaTTGACAAATCACTGGGCATggccttatcacatatgaaggcttgtgaatgtcgaaataggattcatcattTATCGTCAAGATGAGAGGATGTTCTATGTATTCCGATTATTTCATGattgaggaaatccttggccaaggtgaggtggaaatcaaaaagtgttttgatttcatctatcaagtcataaatttggaatggacacatagttattgaatgattagggtttcgtcataaaaccataccctaaattcaatcgagacatagattgatgaaatgattttactgcatggtaattgcaattgaaaaggtccacATTTTTCCATTATtagctaggtattcatggcatgttgctagacgttaaccatgatatgtagggttttagaattaatttgattaattctaaaactattaattaaagagtttaattaagaagcccatgagatgtgttaattaaaaagcccatgagtttaattaaatagtttaattaatctaataagttgggccttGATATAGCCCAAATAGAATTAAccctacatctagtctaatggtggacctaaggggtcacacacttggaTCGACcccattccacaattaaaaagaGGGAGTCagcccaatgtgattaagggtcgggcctaaagtgtttagggtttttccatgGCGTGAATAGGGTTCTTGAACTCTATTTAtatgccacttaagaagctaGAAAAGAGTAGAAAATTCGGATTCTCTCAAAAGGCATCTAGGGTTGCTAGCATGACCAAGGCATTTGTGGAATGATCGATCGTGTGGACTTACTTGGAAAAGATCGCACTTGCGTCTCTACGGATCAGAATCGGACAAAATCGAAGCCTACACGGTTGGCGGTTTCTAACAAAAGCAGTAGTCACATTTTGCATGGAACAAAGGAGCAAGAAAAAATTTATCGTAAGGACATCCTCAGTACATGGGGCTCCCTGCTTTGTAAGGGTTACCCTTTTGTGAGGAGCCTGTTTCCAGAACTGAAACCATGAGGCTGTTACCTTATAGTCACAAAGGAGTAACCTTATTATTGATACCAAGGTTTGCCCGCAAAAACAATTTTCTAGTATTTGATATAAGATATTACAGAAGCAATTCGGTAATAGAGGGTCTTGAAGCATGGTACTAAAGCCAGGACTGACCTCATCTTTCAAGTCACAACTCTTTCTAAGATGCCAACCATTCTACATATGCATAAAAAAGAAGAGACGCTAAAGTTGGCACTGTGACCACCGTCTTTTGCAGTACCATAGTGACATATCACCATAAGGGGCACCAAACTTCATATCTTCCTTTGTCCAATAATTCTAGGTCTCTAGAAAAAGCATAAATGAATACCATTTATATACATGTCAAtcaaatgaaatagaaaatcaaacaaaatactGATAGATCTCCTCCCAATATTAGCTCTGTACTTCTGCAGTGACAACATTAGTTCAGTAGTGCTACAGCACGTGCCTAGATTCTACACAAAAGCATTTTCTCATTAACTGACACGGAATACTGATTTCAATGCAAATCAAATGGGCACGAACattattatttctaaaaaatgAGCAATGACAACTTTATCCAATCCTATACATGTTTTTCCATCACAATTCACCAAAAAAGATTTGGGTCACGTTCAATGCTTTCAAAGCAAATGCCTAAATTACACACAATAGCATTGATTTTCAAAACGTAGTCCAACCTCCTCTGTTAATGCAAATTGGCATAGTTCATAATCACTATTTACCTAATcgtctaaaaaaatatttcatttatcaaTTATATGTCTTAAGAAGGTTAGGGAAGAAACAAatagattaataaaaataataaaaagaacaaagaaaataaagaaaaactgaaaactaatgAAGAAAGAGGTCCCTTTGCCGCTTTGCCTTCTCTTTGTCCACCTCTTTCCAATTCCTTGTCCCTCTCTTTTTCCAGCCATGCCCACCAAGCCAACATCAACACTCCGCAATAAACTACTCTAACCCGACCATCACTTAAAAGTTTCAGCCATTACATCAGAGTGTGTAATCTAGTTTTaatattcttcttctctctttccaaCCCTATCTCCATCTATGACTAACACAACCCCGCGTCAACTAATGGACCAACACCCACCACCAATAACCCTGCACTACTACAAAAAAGCTATCATGATTGCATTAGGCTAAACAAGTTATATCACATACAAGAAGCATTATCGATTCTAAAGATCGTCCACTCAACTAATACTATTAGCAAGCAAACCACTGCATCACAAGCCAAAACactaattaaatcataaaacaGAATGCACCTGTAATCATTTTAACATTTACTCCAAGATTTAAAGCCCTCCTTATTGTCTCTGCACTGTCATGCCTGGGTGGATCAAAGAGAGGCAGGAGACCAATAAATTGCCAGGGGCCCCCTGCACTCTCTTTCCTTCCCTCTGGAACTTCCTGCATAAAGAGGAGAAAGTGCCATATTAAAGGTTCTAAAaccaataaaaataaacaatgaaTGCAACTTCAGCTACACAAACTCATATGGTTGAATCAAGGAATGTTAAATAGCGGAAACAGAAGACAACTTACCTGATATGCTACAGCAAGTGATCGCAAACCTCTCTCTGCAAACTTGTCAATCACTGCGTGAACCCTGCGCTCTATGTCTGACTTGTTGTGTGCAAGATTTAGGATCTAAAAACCCATATTGCAGGCAAGAATCAGCATGAAGGGCAGAGAAAGATGGAGCCAAATGCATAACCTGGTGAACATGATACCTGCTCTGGTGCACCTTTGCTGGCTCTATGCATTTTACCATCACTGTCAATGTAGGTTAATGCTGTTCGCTTATCAGTAGGATTGAAGGGCAGGAAATGCACCTCTTGAATATAAGATCGTGCCTGACATTAGGGGTAGTTATTTAAGCAAAGAATAATTGACATGCATAAACACCAACTAGCTGTAAACAAAAAAGTtcaataaacaataaattacCTCCTTTGGATCAGCCAACATCCCAACTATAGCAGCATCAATTGCATCCTGGTTTTCTACTCGCGAGGCTCGAGCAGCCATCAAAACTACAGCATCCACATCAACTCCTTTGGCAAAAACCTGAGAAGATAAATGCGGGTGAACAAGTTAGAACCAGAGCCATGAATCTTACAGGAAGAACATGCCTATAAAATCATAGAGGAGTAAATCCCTCAAAAACCTCAATAAGATTCTTGTCAACGGTAAGCTTGTTCAACGTCAGAGTTCCAGTTTTGTCACTACAAAGAACATCCATCCCTGCCATCTCTTCTATTGCTGTCATTCTCTTTGTAATAGCTCCCTGTGGTAATTGTTCACATATTGCATCATATATGCATAAGCCCTTGGCTCACAgtatccaaaaagaaaaaaagccaGTACTTagcgggaaaaaaaaaaagaacaccaGCCAACCTGCTGGGCTAAGCGATGAGAACCTATGGCCATTGTTACGGATAGAACCGTTGGCATAGCAATGGGAATACCTCCAATGAGAAGCACAAGAAGATTGTCAATCCCAGGGCGGTAGGGCCTATCTTGAATGGGATACATCACAATGACCTCTACTATCATCCCCACGGCAATggaacaaatacaaaaattccCAATTGCTGTCAAGACCTAATAAATGAGGCAAGAATAAATTACGATTAAATTTGGGACTGAACTAGAAATACAAGAAGtcaaaacaaaagaataatatttCTACTTGCCTTCTGAAAGTGGCCCACTTGGTTAGTAGTATCAACAAGGTGAGCAGCCTTGCCAAAGAAGGTGTGAACCCCTGTGGCGATAACCACAGCTTCAATTTCTCCTTGCTTGCAGGTAGAGCCAGAGTAAACACCATCCCCAGGGCCTTTCGTCACAGGAAGAGACTCACCCGTCAAAGCAGACTGCAGAACCCAAAACAAGAAAACTTGAAGTAATAAAACAGAAACTCAGCAAACTAGCATGAATGCTGAAAAGAGGATGGGAAGGAATGTGAATCCGACAGCTACCTGGTCAATTTTCAAAGGATCACCCTCGAGAAGACGAGCGTCTGCTGGAATTATATCTCCAAGCTTAATACTAATTATGTCTCCAGGCACCAAAACAGCAGCGTCTTCCTCATTCCACCTCCCATCTCGAAGAACCTTCATGAGAATTCATTTATATAGAACAAACTTAAGACATCAGCCAGTGGATGCCATAGAAAAAgga is from Diospyros lotus cultivar Yz01 chromosome 2, ASM1463336v1, whole genome shotgun sequence and encodes:
- the LOC127794409 gene encoding LOW QUALITY PROTEIN: ATPase 11, plasma membrane-type-like (The sequence of the model RefSeq protein was modified relative to this genomic sequence to represent the inferred CDS: inserted 1 base in 1 codon), encoding MGEKSEVLEAVLKETVDLENIPIEEVFENLRCSREGLSTEAAQQRLELFGQNKLEEKKESKFLKFLGFMWNPLSWVMEAAAIMAIALANGGGKPPDWQDFVGIITLLFINXTISFIEENNAGNAAAALMARLAPKAKVLRDGRWNEEDAAVLVPGDIISIKLGDIIPADARLLEGDPLKIDQSALTGESLPVTKGPGDGVYSGSTCKQGEIEAVVIATGVHTFFGKAAHLVDTTNQVGHFQKVLTAIGNFCICSIAVGMIVEVIVMYPIQDRPYRPGIDNLLVLLIGGIPIAMPTVLSVTMAIGSHRLAQQGAITKRMTAIEEMAGMDVLCSDKTGTLTLNKLTVDKNLIEVFAKGVDVDAVVLMAARASRVENQDAIDAAIVGMLADPKEARSYIQEVHFLPFNPTDKRTALTYIDSDGKMHRASKGAPEQILNLAHNKSDIERRVHAVIDKFAERGLRSLAVAYQEVPEGRKESAGGPWQFIGLLPLFDPPRHDSAETIRRALNLGVNVKMITGDQLAIAKETGRRLGMGTNMYPSSALLGQNKDESIAALPIDELIEKADGFAGVFPEHKYEIVKRLQARKHICGMTGDGVNDAPALKKADIGIAVADATDAARSASDIVLTEPGLSVIISAVLTSRAIFQRMKNYTIYAVSITIRIVLGFMLLALIWKFDFPPFMVLIIAILNDGTIMTISKDRVKPSPLPDSWKLAEIFATGVVLGGYLAVMTVIFFWAAYKTDFFPRIFGVPTLEKTAHDDYRKLASAVYLQVSIISQALIFVTRSRSWSFVERPGLLLVAAFIIAQLIATLIAVYANWSFAAIEGIGWGWAGVIWLYNIVFYIPLDFIKFFIRYAHSGRAWDLVLEQRIAFTRQKDFGKEQRELKWAHAQRTLHGLQVPDTKMFGDRNNFTELNQMAEEAKRRAEIARLRELHTLKGHVESVVRLKGLDIDTIQQAYTV